Below is a genomic region from Ailuropoda melanoleuca isolate Jingjing chromosome 8, ASM200744v2, whole genome shotgun sequence.
AAAGTCCAGGGAAAAGCTAAAGAAGAATCAACtggttgatttctattttctgagtAGGAAGCTGAAGAATTCAATACCTGGGGAGAACTTGTTTGCGTGCTACACTTTACAGGACTTTCAGGAGACATAACAATGTAGCTTTTGCGCTTTCTCCGGGACTCTCGGCAGACAGGAATGGTTCTTTCTACCACACTGCACTCTGAAGACACAGGCGAAATACTTCCATCTCGAGAAGTAAAATTGCAGTTAGAGTTATTTTCTTGTCCAGCATCTAGACCCTTTTCTGGTTGGCTGTTGGGTGTATTCCATAAAATGCTTGATTTCATGAACTCTGAGCAGGTGCTGGCAACACTAAACATTTGCATATAGCTGGCTGCAGCTAGCACATCAATGATATTTTCCGTGTTAATTGACAGAGTGGCTGTGTAAGCATATTCTAAAAGGGGTATAAAGCCAGTCACTGTAACATGATGCAAATCCAACACATTCTTGTTCTCATCCTCTGCTTGGCCTACAAGTTTGGTGCGAAAGAAATCACTGCAAGCTGCTAGTACCACCTTATGTGCCCGGAAGATTTTGTCCTGGACACGAATAGTGATATCACAAAAATGTCCATCATTTCGCAGCATATTTAGCTTCCCAAGCATTTCCTGGCTGTGGGAAGAGGAGCTATGAGTAAATGTTTTCACAcccatcttttccttcctcttctacagATGCTCTTCAAGGATGCAAATGAATCAGAAATGtcctaaaaaatacataaaataagcatTAATTGATAGTGTAGTGGTTGAAATAGAAGGTGATTTACATTATTTTCATGTGGCCACTGCGCTAAATAAAAAAAGCTGAAGGATGGTAGTGAGAAAGTTCAAGGTagggaatatattaaaatatattctccttACCATTCCCCCAAACTCTCTAATTAGTGGAGTCTGTGAGCTAATGTTGTAATGAGCTGGatagttttaaataatattgtataGAAGACAATTATATAGATTTACAACTATAGAGCGCTCTCTATGCGCCaaacactgttctaaatgcttcacATTTGATAATTTAGTTGATTCTCCTATCTGTCAATAAGGACATTATTATTCTTGTTTAACAGAAAAGGGTTAACTATTTTGCTAAAGTCAGAGAGTTATGAAGTGGCAGACCCAAGGTTCAAATCCAGACTGGCTGGCTCCACAGCTGCCTTCTTAACCTTAATGCTATGTACTGCCTCTTTTAGGATATGAGGTGATTAAATAtagggggttaagacttcaagtTTTAGAATGTGATAGGCCTGGATTTTTTCCCTCGACAATTCCTCCACGGTTGTTATCTGTAACAACCTGTTACCTGtaaatgaaacaatatatatGGTAATGCTTAGCACAGTACTTGGAGCTTTGCTCAACAAATCAAagcagttatttttattgttttattgtttatgttCCTAATACAATGAAACAAActttctggaaataaatttattaaaaagtggTTACTAATCAATCAACTGATTGGattttcccttaaaaaagaagttagttTGCCTTTATCAGATTTCACAtttactaaaaatacaaaaaactaatATTCTCAAATAGTTTTAATTTAGCACATCTAATAATGCTTCAGTTTTTATAGTACTTTCCCCCTAACCTCTTTTTACACCCTCTATGTGAAGTCAGGGAGACCTCTTAATAAGGATAAGAAAGCTAATGCTCAGAAAAATTACGTGAGTAACAAATGACAACCAAAGCTACAATCTGGGTCTTTTGACTCTTAGATCACAGTATTTTCCagtgtaaaaaaaatacaactatttacattaattattttaactgttacaaataacttttttttgttaGTACTGAAATAAGTGTAAAacaaagccactttggaaattatttctagatataaaagatttcaaatacttcaaaaataaagcCATCAATTTTAAAAGATCCTAAAGATGTTGAACCTTTAATGTACCTGGAAAAATTTTGGTTCTGAGTATTAAATGAATGCACAATTACTGACATATAGTGGACACTCAATAGTAGTAGATATTACTACATATTTGGTGAAAAATGTGATGATAGAGTATTTGTATCCACATCACACACAAGAAGCGAACATGAGGTCTTAACCCAAGAATCATGGATTCCCTAAGGGAGCCATGATCCTTCTGAAACTGTATACAGAATAATGTCTGCATGTATGTACGGCAGCTTTCATCATATTCAAGGGAATCATTGGTAGGAGTATGGgtatttattatctctctttttttgcacattaagcaaattttttttctttaaaaaaaccccagcatACTGCTACAAACTGGGGTTTGCAGGTCCTCTTGGTTCAAACTCTTAAGTCATACAGAGTAGGtctaccttttcttttcccttaaaaaagcCTTCAAAAACTGAAGATGGCAATCACATGCCACTCTTTCCCAtagtttctcttctttaaaaactaaacatccCTAATCCCTTTAAGTGCTCCTTAAAATCTGATTAACATCCTTGTTCTCAACCATCTCCACTTTTCAATGTTCCTTTAATACTGGTCCCCAGAACTGCATGCAAATATGGCAGGTATAGTAGGATTGTAACTGAGCATAACTTTACTATTTTTACCTCCCTTGTTTTGGGCACAAGTATTAGTTAAGACTGAATCAGGTATTCTAACAGCCAAATTATAACCGATTTTGCTCAATAGTGGATTCATCAAATGTGAGGCACTTTATTATATGAAGGGAGAAACGTTAAGTACAAATAAAACATTATCCTTGACCTCACTGAGCTTACAGTCCTTATGAAAAAGACATGTTCCTAACCGAGACTACAAAAGGTGTGCAGCAGTGCTATGTGAAAGCAATTAATGAAATAACTCTGAATGTAGAAGGGAGAGAGGCATCACATAGCATAGGGCCTAATGAAAGTAGAATTCTGTCAggtgataaaaaagaaaggagttcCTGGCTATCATGGAATCACACATGATCTCAGTGAGTGTTCACTATTCTGATGTGCCTCCCTGTGCAATGTATGTACTGGCAAACTGTTAATGGGCACTGTACAACATTCTAAATGTGAGCATGCATCTGAAaataacataacattgtatgctaactatactggaattaaaacaaaaaatttaaaaaaaaaaaaggaaaggggcgcctgggtggctcagttggttaagcatctgccttcggctcaggtcatgatcctgggggtctGGGACTGAGACCTGTGTCgagctccccgctcagtggggaatctgcttctccctctccctctgcccccgccccctgccgcCCTCCCACCCCGCTCGGGCCTGCTCttctctagtgctctctctcaagataaataaaactttagaaaaatagtaaaaaaaaaaaaaaatgtgagcatGCAGAGGGTGGTGTCAGTTTAAACATCAATCCATTAGATAAACATCCCTTTGAATGTACTATGCAGATAAATGTGTAtgtaaaggggaaaaaggaaaaaaaaaaaaccctaaagatttcTAGCTGAATAAATATAAGGTCACTGAATATTCTAATATGGGAAGACAAAATGATCAACCTGGGATAATACAACAGAAAGGATAAAAGGCATAAAGCCCCGTGCTAAGACAGCCAGGTAAGGCCACTGAAATCATTATCTTGATTGTTATCAGAGATGAGTTCAATTATAAATCTACTTCATATACCCTTCCCAAAGACAAGTAATCACAATACACTAGGCAGCTGAAATTGGTCTAATCAAACCACTGTTTAACACATTTGCTGATCTTTCTCATAGGAAtaagatgaaaaggaagaaaatggaaggacTACATATAAATTTTTTGAGGCACCACAGGAAACTGGCTTCTTTAAAAGCCTGGCCATCAAGAGTGCTTGGTTTGATTGGGATGATGTGGTTCAAGGAGAAAACCACATGCCTTGAGAGCAAGTGACAGTCTTAAACCAGGGACCATCTGCATGAACAAAGGTGTGAAGGCAAGGAATTAAAGAGCATTTGGAAAACACGTGCAACAGGGTCTTAAAATGAAACCATTTCAATCTTGGTTTGGGTGgaggactcaaacagatattgcTGGCCAAAAGTGAGACGTAAGGCCACCCATGCAACAAGGTaatggaaaactatttttcttctctttctttgaagattttatttatttatttgacagcacaagcagcagaagtgggagaagcaggccccccactgagcagggagcccaacacggggctcgatcccaggaccctgggatcatgatctgagctgaaggcagacacttaatccactgagccacccaggtgccccggaaaacTATTTTTCAACCTTGAGTTATACCCACCTTCCATGTTCAAAGAGTTAAATATTATCAAAGGATTTTTGCAGATAGCGATCAGTGTGTTTTGAGTTCCAAACCCcatcccacttcctcctcctcttctgcaaGGGAAAGGGTTGAGACATGTTTGCTCTTCATCTTAGGTCTATGGAAAATCTATGTCAcgcttggaaaaaaaaagggtACAAGTCTGATTTAAACCCTGGCCAAGACTAGGAAGTATGCTTACCATTTCCCAACAGAATATAAAAGCAACACAGTGGAGTGGTTGAAATgggactctggagccagagtgCTGGGTTTTCATCCTGGTACTGCCTTTTATGTTTattaagctgtgtgaccttaggcaagtcactaaactgtgccttactttttttttaatttttaatttttattttttaaaattttttgtgccTTACTTTCCTGAACAGTAAAAGAGGGATAACAGAACCTACCTCAGACACTTGTGAGGATTAACTGGCCTAATAATATACGTAAAGTGTAGTACTTAGCacaaaataaatgctataaaaacaTTAGTTGCTGCTGTTGCTTTTACTGTTATTAAAGACCTTTTCTTACTCAACCCTTGCCTCTCTCAATCCTGGAAGGGCCAGAAGCCATAGTTAGCAAATGAAGAGGAATAAAAGGCCAAAGGGTGgaaaaaacaggggaaaaaaaaaaaaaaaggaagccaaacAAACCTCACTTTTCACTATATGTCTGTAGTATGACTGAGGTAGGAAAGGAGGGAATCCTTTGACTCTAGTTTATTAGTTCTTGAAAATAATGCTTTCATCTCCTGAAAGTAACCAGAAAAATTAAGACTTGACCTTcaaggagctggaggaagaa
It encodes:
- the ZBTB44 gene encoding zinc finger and BTB domain-containing protein 44 isoform X4, whose translation is MGVKTFTHSSSSHSQEMLGKLNMLRNDGHFCDITIRVQDKIFRAHKVVLAACSDFFRTKLVGQAEDENKNVLDLHHVTVTGFIPLLEYAYTATLSINTENIIDVLAAASYMQMFSVASTCSEFMKSSILWNTPNSQPEKGLDAGQENNSNCNFTSRDGSISPVSSECSVVERTIPVCRESRRKRKSYIVMSPESPVKCSTQTSSPQVLNSSASYSENRNQPVDSSLAFPWTFPFGIDRRIQPDKVKQAENTRTLELPGPSETGRRMTDYVTCESTKTALPMGTEEDVRVKVERLSDEEVHEEVSQPVSASQSSLSDQQTVPGSEQVQEDLLISPQSSSIGSVDEGVTEGLPTLQSTSSTNAHPDDDDRLENVQYPYQLYIAPSTSSTERPSPNGPDRPFQCPTCGVRFTRIQNLKQHMLIHSGIKPFQCDRCGKKFTRAYSLKMHRLKHEVIS